The following are from one region of the Corylus avellana chromosome ca1, CavTom2PMs-1.0 genome:
- the LOC132187001 gene encoding THO complex subunit 7A-like yields MLVKGRKVSGRGEAVTSNYAFGPHEEDIIIKHRLLTRTTTTRGEPPLKKLQKKFTTFVLEIEKDADHYGDCEKLAKAFLQELSTFEIPLLKSKAVVDANIREKENFNELEDEINRQIVQAQTDIEDLKKQLEESKIERQHKEECEAIRKLIATQPPRSETQKTITELEKEIAALDAENTAGSRLLELRKKQFALLLHVVDELQNTIEEEQKNLVEEMRLATEEQKNGIEDASGGSDAMAVD; encoded by the exons ATGTTAGTAAAAGGAAGGAAAGTCTCCGGTAGGGGAGAAGCGGTAACATCAAACTATGCTTTTGGCCCACATGAAGAGGACATAATTATAAAACACAGGCTTCTCACCCGAACCACAACCACAAGGGGTGAACCTCCATTGAAGAAACTTCAGAAGAAGTTCACCACTTTTGTCCTTGAGATCGAGAAGGATGCAGATCATTATGGTGACTGTGAGAAACTGGCCAAAGCTTTCTTACAGGAGTTGTCTACTTTTGAAATTCCACTCCTCAAGAGCAAAGCGGTTGTTGATGCGAACATAAGAGAGAAGGAGAACTTCAATGAGTTGGAAGATGAGATAAACAGGCAGATCGTGCAGGCACAGACTGACATAGAAGATCTTAAGAAGCAGCTGGAAGAGAGTAAGATTGAGAGGCAGCACAAAGAGGAGTGTGAGGCAATCAGGAAATTGATTGCCACACAGCCACCTAGATCAGAGACACAGAAGACCATAACGGAACTGGAGAAAGAGATTGCAGCTTTGGATGCAGAGAACACTGCTGGTTCAAGGTTGCTTGAGCTTCGCAAGAAACAGTTTGCCCTTTTACTGCACGTG GTGGATGAGTTGCAGAATACCATAGAAGAAGAGCAGAAAAATTTGGTCGAGGAGATGAGACTTGCGACTGAAGAACAGAAGAATGGGATTGAGGACGCCAGTGGGGGCTCAGATGCCATGGCTGTTGATTAG
- the LOC132167688 gene encoding norbelladine synthase-like codes for MGFTLYRVRFEIIENGDNSCIIKSTIEYDIKEEAIANGTPGFTSYSEKFTKVDHENRLKETEVIEGGYLDMGFTLYRIRFEIFEKGDDSCIIKATVEYDVKEEVAANASYVTIEPLVTIIELTKNYLIKSKAAKDAN; via the exons ATGGGGTTTACTCTCTATCGTGTTCGCTTTGAAATCATTGAGAATGGTGATAATTCATGCATTATCAAATCAACAATTGAGTATGATATCAAGGAAGAGGCAATTGCTAATG GTACACCTGGCTTTACTAGCTACTCAGAGAAGTTCACAAAGGTTGATCATGAGAATCGCTTGAAAGAAACAGAGGTGATTGAAGGAGGATATCTCGATATGGGGTTTACTCTTTATCGTATTCGCTTCGAAATCTTTGAGAAGGGTGATGATTCATGCATAATCAAAGCCACGGTTGAGTATGATGTCAAGGAGGAGGTAGCTGCTAATGCCTCGTATGTCACTATCGAGCCATTGGTGACAATCATAGAACTCACCAAAAATTATCTCATCAAAAGCAAAGCTGCTAAAGATGCAAATTAA